ATTACAAATAGGGGAAGGACAAATATAAGATTGTAGAGGGCAAGCATTAGGTAGGCTAATAATTTCATCTTGGAGACGATAGTTGCGTAAACAACGTAAGGACCCATGGAACATGGTAAGAGTGTTAGAGAGACCATGAACCCAAGAATTAACCCACCTACCATAGTTCCCTCGACTGAAAATGCAAGTTTCCTCAATTTACCTTTACCCACGGTTCTAGACTTTTCAAGAATTCCAGTCACTATATTATAAATTCCAAGGATCACTGCTAGATAGCCGGCCCAACTTACCGGGATCTTCCCGGTAATAATGACAAGGCCGACGCCCAGGGAATAATAGGAGATATAAACTGCAACTATAAAGGCTAAGCCAACAATGTATAAGCTCTTCTTGGGTAAACCCTTAACAGAGAGAGCGATTAAGAAGATCGTATAGACTACAAACGTGCATGGGTTTATTGAATCTAGAATAGCTAATGAAAAGAACTGAGGAATAAACTTTGAGAGGCCGAGTAAACCCAAGGATAGGGAGCTCAGACCAAAGGCAATCCCTATGATAATTAGTAGATATTTAATCTCCCTCTTCATGACGATCTTTGAAAAATAGAAAAGGGCTTTTAGGAGTTTTTAAAATAAAAGGTTAAAAACTAAAAGTTTAACCTCCTCTCCTTTGGAATGTAGTTTTTAACGACACCATTTACTAACTTGCCACCTCCAAGCCAGAAATCCCTCCACTTCAGTATTACCCATCTGTTTCCCTCCTCATTAACCTCGATGTCCTCCCCTCTCATCCATGATTTAGCCCTCTCATCATCAACCTCTATTACGTTCCTCTTAGCATTAGGTCCTATTATGAAAGATCCTTCTATCGTTAGTCTTATCCCATCCTTTTCTATAGCCCCTATGTAAATTCCATTATGACCGTTCTCGGGAAAATCGCAGGGCTTATATGCATAGATCTTCTTTCCCTTAACTTCCAGAATCAAGCCTTCCGGAGCGTATCCATATTGCTCAATGAGCATTTCCCTAATGTCCATGTAATCACCTCAAAGGTATTTCATCAGCATGTTTAAGGCC
This Pyrococcus horikoshii OT3 DNA region includes the following protein-coding sequences:
- a CDS encoding cytochrome c biogenesis CcdA family protein; this translates as MKREIKYLLIIIGIAFGLSSLSLGLLGLSKFIPQFFSLAILDSINPCTFVVYTIFLIALSVKGLPKKSLYIVGLAFIVAVYISYYSLGVGLVIITGKIPVSWAGYLAVILGIYNIVTGILEKSRTVGKGKLRKLAFSVEGTMVGGLILGFMVSLTLLPCSMGPYVVYATIVSKMKLLAYLMLALYNLIFVLPLFVILFGMGSLTDSKSFSRTIVKHSRELSVVSGILLIGIGAWILM
- a CDS encoding methyltransferase RsmF C-terminal domain-like protein, whose amino-acid sequence is MDIREMLIEQYGYAPEGLILEVKGKKIYAYKPCDFPENGHNGIYIGAIEKDGIRLTIEGSFIIGPNAKRNVIEVDDERAKSWMRGEDIEVNEEGNRWVILKWRDFWLGGGKLVNGVVKNYIPKERRLNF